In Acidisarcina polymorpha, the DNA window TACACCCCCGCGCTCCTTGATGTTTATAAGCAATACCTCTCCACCGACGATGCCGCTAAGCTCATCGACTTTTCGAAGACCGACGCCGGCAAGCATTTCCTCGAGAGCATCCCCGCCACCTCCCGCGAAGTAGCCCAGGCCGTGCAGAAGGAGCAGCAGGGTGTAGGCCAGGAGGTTCAGGCCCGGCACAAGGATGAACTCGACGCAGCCATCAAGAAGTATCGCGAAGAGCACCAGCCAAAGGCCGCTCCTTCGTTAGGCGGGCCTTCGCCATCCGGCGCTTCTTCCGGCTCCTCGTCTTCGCCATCGTCTTCCACGCCGGCGCCAAGTTCGCCCTCAACTTCGACTCCTCCGCCAGCCTCCACCACTCCCAAAAATTAGCAAGCGAGGCTGCAATGTCGATTTATAAGAAACCCCTGGTCCTGGCCATCCTTGATGGCTGGGGCTACCGGGCGGAAACCGCCGCGAACGCAATCGCCATGGCCCGAAAGCCGGTCTATGACAAATTGCTGGCCGACTTCCCCAATACGCTTCTCCACGCTTCGAATCATTTCGTCGGCCTGCCCGACGGCCAGATGGGTAACAGTGAAGTCGGCCATCTGAATATCGGCGCTGGCCGCATCGTCCACATGGATATCACCCGAATTGACGCATTGATCGCCAGCGGCGAATTCTCGTCAGACCCGGTGATCGCCTCGGCCATCAAACACGCCGGAGAAGGCCGCCGGCAGCTGCACCTGCTCGGACTGCTCTCCGATGGCGGCGTCCATTCTCACCAGCGCCATCTCTATGCATTCTTGAAAGCGGCAGCCGACCACGGGCTTCAACAAGTCTTCGTCCACGTTTTTCTCGATGGACGAGATACCGCCCCAACCGGCGGCGCGGGCTACATCGCCGCTCTGCAGCAGAAGTTCCTCGAGTTTGGAGTTGGTCAAATCGCCAGCGTCTCGGGTCGCTACTACGCCATGGATCGCGATCGCCGCTGGGAGCGAGAAAAGAAGACCTTCGATGCGATGGTCAAAGGTAGCGCAGAAGGCGGAGCCTACGCCGACCCCATCGCCCGCGTCAACGAGTGTTATCACAACGGCATTACGGACGAGTTCATCATTCCCTTCGTCGTCAGCGAGGCGGATGGGCAGCCGGTCGGAGTGGTTCGCGATGAGGATGTGTGTATCAACTTCAATTTCCGCGCCGATCGTGCGCGTCAGATTACCCGTGTACTCGCGCGGAACAGCGGGCTCACCAAGGTTGACGGCGCCGATCTTCCCGGAGCAGCGGAGCTCGACGAAACGATCCCCCGCGCCGAGGTACCGCATCACCTGCATTACGTCTGCATGACTCAGTACGACAAGCAATTTACCTTGCCCGTCGTGATTCCTCCCGAGTCGATGGAGAACATTCTCGCGAACGTCCTCGCTCAAGCGAATCTCCGAAATCTCCGCATCGCTGAAACGGAGAAATATGCCCATGTCACTTATTTTTTCAATGGCGGCATCGAAACTCCGTTTCCTGGAGAGGACCGCTTCCTCGTTCCTTCGAAGAAGGTCGCGACCTACGATCTTGCCCCGGAGATGAGCGCTGAAGGCATCGCCGACGCGGTCATCAAAGCAGTTGACGATACCGCTTTCGACCTCGTCGTCGTCAACTTCGCCAATGCCGATATGGTCGGCCACTCGGGGAAGATCGAACCGACGATCAAGGCCGTTGAGACCGTCGACACTCAGCTGGGAAGGATCTACCAGGCGCTCAAGCACAGCGGAGGGTCGCTGCTCATCACCGCCGATCATGGCAATGCCGAACTTATGATCGATCCGGTAACCGGTGGCCCTCACACCGCGCACACCACGAACCCGGTGCCGTTCATTCTGGTGAATGAGGATGCGGCCAAATACACCCTGAGGCCGGGTGGCTCGCTGCGCGATCTCTCTCCGACCGTGCTTGGCATTTTAGGCCTGGAAAGGCCCAATCAGATGACCGGAGGCGATCTTCGCCTTCCTAAGTCCTGATCACGGCAACGGACTATTTACGCCCGGGCGGCCCTGCGCCTGCAGGGTAGCCCGGGGACTCTTACAAGCTACTTCTTGATCGCTCCCCACTTGTAGACGACCCCGATCGAGGCCGCAACGTCCTTCTGAAAGGCAAGTCCGTAGCGAGTGGGCTCAAAATCAATAATCGCCCGCGCTGACCAGTTGGGCTTGATGTTGTAGTCGAATGAGACCCCAGTCGCCAACGCGAATGCCAGTTGATTATTGGGGAGGTTCAAGACGTTCGGCTCAACCCCTGCGGACTTGAAGGAGGTATCGAAGATCCCATAGGTCCCGCCCAGCAGGAAGTGATAGTCGACCG includes these proteins:
- a CDS encoding DUF2059 domain-containing protein, which encodes MKILQYAACGLCLTLTGAAQTAAPAPTPAQSTAKPASQPMQLSTLGGTTVKGPEHPLTLDQMKVLYVAMGYDKTIDQNLQAMVSTQRSRASFIPADFWDDLDASFKKIDYTPALLDVYKQYLSTDDAAKLIDFSKTDAGKHFLESIPATSREVAQAVQKEQQGVGQEVQARHKDELDAAIKKYREEHQPKAAPSLGGPSPSGASSGSSSSPSSSTPAPSSPSTSTPPPASTTPKN
- the gpmI gene encoding 2,3-bisphosphoglycerate-independent phosphoglycerate mutase translates to MSIYKKPLVLAILDGWGYRAETAANAIAMARKPVYDKLLADFPNTLLHASNHFVGLPDGQMGNSEVGHLNIGAGRIVHMDITRIDALIASGEFSSDPVIASAIKHAGEGRRQLHLLGLLSDGGVHSHQRHLYAFLKAAADHGLQQVFVHVFLDGRDTAPTGGAGYIAALQQKFLEFGVGQIASVSGRYYAMDRDRRWEREKKTFDAMVKGSAEGGAYADPIARVNECYHNGITDEFIIPFVVSEADGQPVGVVRDEDVCINFNFRADRARQITRVLARNSGLTKVDGADLPGAAELDETIPRAEVPHHLHYVCMTQYDKQFTLPVVIPPESMENILANVLAQANLRNLRIAETEKYAHVTYFFNGGIETPFPGEDRFLVPSKKVATYDLAPEMSAEGIADAVIKAVDDTAFDLVVVNFANADMVGHSGKIEPTIKAVETVDTQLGRIYQALKHSGGSLLITADHGNAELMIDPVTGGPHTAHTTNPVPFILVNEDAAKYTLRPGGSLRDLSPTVLGILGLERPNQMTGGDLRLPKS